One genomic segment of Arachis duranensis cultivar V14167 chromosome 4, aradu.V14167.gnm2.J7QH, whole genome shotgun sequence includes these proteins:
- the LOC107485032 gene encoding PRA1 family protein B3-like yields the protein MASSTLSQTLLPISSTTTSNPPSTATAQVALRGILANSSDSVRHALSRRRPWSELLDRSSFSTPQSFSDGTLRLRKNLPYFRINYYAVVSLTVAVCLLSNPSSLVILLLLLSAWLSLYLLRPSDIPLVLLGRTFSDFETLSLLTVLTVFVVFLTSVGTVVFSAMLVGVSVVVAHAALRVPEDLFLEQKEGSQSQPVGLFSFLRGAAINAAVSAAAAPNTVAARG from the coding sequence ATGGCATCATCAACTCTCTCTCAAACCCTCCTCCCCATTTCCTCCACCACCACCTCAAACCCTCCATCCACCGCCACCGCCCAGGTGGCCCTCCGAGGAATCCTTGCAAACTCCTCCGACTCCGTCCGCCACGCCCTTAGCCGCCGTCGCCCCTGGTCCGAGCTCCTCGACCGCTCCTCGTTCTCGACGCCGCAGTCCTTCTCCGATGGCACCCTTCGTCTCCGCAAGAACCTCCCATACTTCCGCATCAACTACTACGCCGTCGTTTCGCTCACCGTCGCCGTATGTCTCCTCTCCAACCCTTCCTCCCTCGTaatcctccttctcctcctctccGCATGGCTCTCTCTCTACCTCCTCCGTCCCTCCGACATACCTTTGGTCCTTCTTGGACGCACCTTCTCCGACTTCGAGACGCTCTCACTCCTAACCGTTTTAACCGTCTTCGTTGTGTTCCTCACTTCCGTTGGAACCGTTGTCTTCTCCGCCATGCTCGTTGGTGTCTCCGTCGTCGTCGCACATGCAGCGCTTAGGGTTCCGGAGGATCTGTTTCTTGAGCAGAAAGAGGGCTCCCAATCTCAGCCAGTTGGTTTGTTTTCGTTCCTCCGCGGTGCCGCTATCAATGCTGCAGTGTCTGCCGCTGCGGCGCCCAACACAGTTGCTGCTCGTGGTTGA